The Candidatus Hydrogenedens sp. genome has a segment encoding these proteins:
- a CDS encoding serine hydrolase: MQEENNTISRRSFVFQSFLFAATAKRKTKYSPPIKHDKIIKKICVNANSKKIIFEDNADVISPPASLVKLMLMYLVALKINSKEIKLGDEVIPKRTIFPQNNLDMVFATDKRYTLGYLMDAIAIISSNTSAVTVAEYLWGSESECIEDMNSMAKKLGMKNTKYFTVNGYPIKSGRDLDRTTAKDLATLAIECCRLPVLLSWTSKKKFVIQEENIERNNTNDLLSMYVGCDGLKTGYTKLAGHCIVATARRNKSRVIAVVLGAEKSSERFRIATNLLEIGFSEVA, translated from the coding sequence ATGCAGGAAGAAAATAATACCATCAGTCGTAGGAGTTTTGTTTTTCAATCCTTTTTGTTTGCGGCTACAGCGAAAAGAAAGACAAAATATTCGCCTCCAATAAAACATGATAAAATCATTAAAAAAATATGTGTTAATGCAAACAGTAAGAAAATAATATTTGAAGATAATGCAGATGTTATCTCTCCCCCGGCAAGTTTAGTTAAATTAATGCTTATGTATTTAGTTGCACTAAAGATAAATAGTAAAGAAATAAAATTGGGAGATGAAGTTATTCCCAAAAGAACAATCTTTCCACAGAATAATTTGGATATGGTATTCGCAACGGACAAAAGATATACATTGGGATACTTAATGGATGCCATCGCCATTATTTCATCAAATACATCTGCGGTGACAGTAGCGGAATATTTGTGGGGTTCAGAAAGCGAATGTATAGAAGATATGAATTCTATGGCAAAGAAGTTAGGAATGAAAAATACAAAATACTTTACTGTAAATGGATATCCCATAAAAAGTGGGAGAGATTTAGATAGAACAACTGCAAAAGACCTTGCTACACTTGCTATAGAATGTTGTAGATTGCCTGTTTTACTCTCGTGGACATCCAAGAAAAAATTTGTTATTCAAGAAGAGAATATAGAAAGAAATAATACAAACGATTTGCTTTCCATGTATGTAGGATGTGATGGCTTAAAAACAGGATATACAAAATTGGCGGGACATTGTATTGTTGCAACAGCCCGAAGAAACAAATCCAGAGTTATAGCGGTGGTTTTAGGAGCGGAAAAGTCATCTGAGCGTTTTCGTATTGCTACCAATTTATTAGAAATAGGCTTTTCAGAAGTAGCATAA